In a single window of the Dinghuibacter silviterrae genome:
- a CDS encoding response regulator: MRILIADDHLVVRKGLINILSIKFPFATIGEVSTTEELIGEVFKEDWDIVISDIDMPGRSGLEAIQQIKQFRPKLPILILSFHSEHLYATRVLRAGASGYLKKDMAAEELVEAIHKIMAGKKYISATVAEMLAEDLDAPGSDVPHELLSDREFEILRQLATGKSIIEIAELFSISPSTVSTHRARILAKMHMKSNAELTLYVFENKLGESSPKPEK, encoded by the coding sequence ATGCGCATCTTGATTGCCGATGATCACCTTGTTGTCAGGAAAGGGCTTATCAATATCCTGTCCATCAAATTTCCCTTTGCTACAATAGGTGAAGTATCCACTACCGAAGAGTTGATCGGGGAAGTTTTCAAAGAGGATTGGGACATCGTGATATCGGACATCGACATGCCCGGACGTAGCGGTCTGGAGGCCATTCAACAAATCAAGCAATTTCGCCCGAAATTACCCATATTAATACTTAGCTTCCATTCCGAACATCTTTATGCCACAAGGGTATTAAGAGCGGGAGCCTCAGGATACCTGAAGAAGGATATGGCTGCGGAAGAGTTGGTCGAGGCCATTCATAAGATCATGGCGGGCAAGAAATATATTTCCGCCACGGTAGCCGAAATGCTGGCAGAAGACCTGGACGCGCCCGGTAGCGATGTGCCGCACGAATTGCTTTCGGATCGCGAATTTGAAATATTGCGGCAACTGGCTACCGGTAAATCTATTATCGAAATTGCCGAGCTGTTCTCCATAAGTCCATCGACGGTAAGCACGCATCGGGCCAGGATACTCGCGAAAATGCACATGAAATCGAATGCAGAGCTTACCCTTTATGTCTTTGAGAACAAGCTGGGTGAAAGCTCCCCCAAACCGGAAAAATAA
- a CDS encoding PAS domain-containing sensor histidine kinase, with product MNFWRRLQLNKKGRDEKYYPLFEYASDAIMVLEFTGLILDVNENMCRLLQYTRDELLSKNLTQLLDPDELNQFPLRFRELFEGRELLAERKMIKKDGNIAFVEASVKKIDNSRIITIIRDITYLRTVQKQIAVSESLFRSAFEHSAIGMGLVSIEGNWIKVNRQLCRIVGYNEEEMMRCRFQDITHPDDLEADLTLLRQTLDGKINVYRIEKRYIHKDGSVVWINLTASLIRDERNVPMYFVSQVEDVTEKKKISEQLMESENKFRTLVEQSLVGVYIIKNGVFSYVSPRYAEIFGYTQEEMTNSFPAETAAYPEDRHLYYEYTEDRLSGRVDYVHYEARGMKKGGEPFWVEVFGSRTYYEGGLAIIGTLLDISERKRQEESMRELASHLQDIREEERYKMSREIHDELGQQLTALKLEVSALRFKLTDDVARQKAGEIIDLISTTINTVRKIATDLRPYVLDDLGLVAALQWQTREFEKRSGIKSAFTSNVIDIDVEPKNGLAIFRIYQESLTNIMRHAHAGHVSAILKEEEDSLQLIVEDDGDGFDPTLLKTTKSLGLVGIKERALVMNGHFEITTAPGKGTTLSLSIPLSKIVHP from the coding sequence ATGAACTTCTGGCGCCGGCTCCAGTTGAACAAGAAGGGGAGAGACGAGAAATATTATCCCCTTTTCGAGTATGCCTCGGATGCCATCATGGTGCTGGAATTCACCGGTCTCATCCTGGACGTGAATGAGAATATGTGCCGGCTCTTGCAATATACCCGGGACGAATTGTTATCCAAAAACCTCACGCAGTTGCTGGACCCGGATGAACTAAACCAATTCCCCCTCCGTTTCCGGGAGCTTTTTGAAGGCAGGGAGCTTTTAGCCGAAAGAAAAATGATCAAAAAGGACGGAAATATTGCTTTCGTAGAGGCGTCCGTAAAGAAAATCGACAACAGCAGGATCATTACCATTATCCGGGACATCACCTACCTGAGAACCGTGCAGAAACAGATCGCCGTGAGCGAATCCCTCTTTCGAAGCGCATTTGAACATTCGGCTATTGGGATGGGCCTGGTATCGATCGAAGGGAATTGGATCAAGGTCAACCGGCAACTATGCAGAATTGTCGGCTATAACGAGGAAGAAATGATGCGTTGCAGGTTCCAGGACATTACCCACCCGGATGACCTGGAGGCGGATCTGACGCTGCTGCGGCAAACCCTGGACGGGAAGATCAATGTCTACAGGATAGAGAAAAGGTATATCCATAAAGATGGTTCCGTCGTATGGATCAACCTCACCGCCTCCCTTATCAGGGATGAACGGAATGTCCCCATGTACTTTGTTTCCCAGGTTGAAGATGTTACTGAAAAGAAAAAAATCAGCGAGCAATTAATGGAATCCGAGAACAAGTTCCGCACCCTGGTAGAACAGTCACTGGTGGGGGTGTACATCATTAAAAACGGTGTTTTCTCTTATGTGAGTCCCAGATATGCGGAAATATTTGGCTATACGCAGGAAGAAATGACTAACAGCTTCCCTGCAGAAACCGCGGCTTATCCGGAAGACCGCCACCTATACTATGAATATACGGAGGACCGGCTTTCCGGCAGGGTCGATTATGTTCACTATGAAGCAAGAGGTATGAAGAAGGGTGGGGAACCTTTTTGGGTGGAGGTCTTCGGTTCCAGGACTTATTATGAAGGCGGCCTTGCCATTATCGGCACTTTGTTGGATATAAGCGAACGGAAAAGACAGGAAGAGAGCATGAGGGAATTGGCATCCCATCTTCAGGACATCAGGGAAGAAGAGCGATACAAGATGTCCCGGGAAATACACGATGAACTGGGCCAGCAGTTGACAGCACTGAAACTGGAGGTATCTGCCCTTCGGTTCAAGCTCACCGATGACGTCGCCCGGCAAAAGGCCGGCGAGATCATCGACCTGATCAGCACGACCATCAATACCGTCAGAAAGATTGCCACAGATCTGAGACCGTACGTTTTGGACGATCTTGGCCTCGTGGCGGCTCTCCAGTGGCAAACCCGGGAATTCGAAAAGCGGTCCGGGATAAAGAGCGCGTTCACCAGCAATGTTATAGACATAGACGTTGAACCCAAAAACGGGCTTGCGATATTTCGTATATACCAGGAGTCCCTTACGAATATTATGAGACACGCCCATGCCGGTCATGTGTCGGCCATCCTGAAAGAAGAGGAGGATTCCCTTCAGCTCATCGTCGAGGATGACGGAGACGGGTTTGATCCGACACTTTTAAAAACGACGAAATCGCTGGGATTGGTGGGGATCAAGGAGCGGGCGCTGGTCATGAACGGTCATTTTGAGATCACGACCGCACCTGGCAAGGGAACCACTCTGTCCTTGTCGATACCGTTAAGTAAAATTGTCCATCCTTAA